One genomic region from Arthrobacter sp. YN encodes:
- a CDS encoding molybdopterin oxidoreductase family protein, with protein sequence MPNGADTHCPYCALQCAMTLTPAASAVPGAAAAATPEAAPAAPLEVSGRDFPTNRGGLCRKGWTSASLLRHSGRVTEPMLKGSDGIHQPISWDQALMLITAAVKDTQQQYGNDAVGVFGGGGLTNEKAYLLGKFARLALRTSRIDYNGRFCMSSAAAAGNRAFGVDRGLPFPVTDLDTASVILMLGSNVAETMPPFVQHLQGARDAGGLIVVDPRRSATAAFTSDGGGLHLQPTPGTDLALLLGISHVVVHEGLADAAYIEANTSGYAAVVRSLSAFWPERVQSITGVPATLIRETARRLAQGARDGGSYILSGRGVEQHVDGTDTATAAINLSLLLGLPGSARSGYGTLTGQGNGQGGREHGQKADQLPGYRKITDPAARAHVAGVWGVDESLIPGPGLPAVELLKSLGQPDGVRCLFVHGANVVVSAPDTNAVIRGLRSLDFLVVCDFFMSETAAEADLVLPVTQWAEEEGTLTNLEGRVIRRRRALTPPPGVRSELWLMARLAELLEAPSTFSDDPETVFEELRLASAGGLADYSGIDYAMLDRGEAAYWPYPAGSTGTPRLFADGFAHADGRAVMVPVTPSKRAVRSFADNSLALATGRLLEHYQSGAQTRRVSELLASQPQARLLIHPGTAAARGIADGDYATVTNERGEVLCRAELSTTVRPDTVFLPFHFPGQENANRLTEAATDPISGMPEFKTSRVWVRRAVSTQELDSYAVPAGTRLPLHVKEAS encoded by the coding sequence ATGCCCAACGGCGCCGATACCCACTGCCCCTACTGCGCGCTCCAGTGCGCCATGACGCTGACCCCGGCTGCTTCGGCAGTGCCGGGAGCAGCGGCAGCGGCCACACCGGAGGCAGCCCCGGCCGCTCCCCTGGAAGTATCCGGGCGCGACTTCCCCACCAACCGGGGCGGGCTGTGCCGCAAAGGCTGGACATCGGCGTCGTTGTTGCGTCACAGCGGGCGCGTCACCGAACCCATGCTCAAAGGATCGGACGGCATCCACCAGCCGATCTCCTGGGACCAGGCCCTCATGCTCATCACCGCAGCTGTGAAGGACACCCAGCAGCAGTACGGGAATGACGCCGTAGGAGTCTTCGGCGGCGGCGGCCTCACCAACGAGAAGGCCTACCTGCTGGGCAAGTTCGCCCGGCTGGCGCTGCGTACCTCACGGATCGATTACAACGGTCGGTTCTGCATGTCCTCCGCTGCTGCGGCAGGCAACCGCGCCTTCGGTGTGGACCGCGGACTGCCCTTCCCTGTCACGGACCTCGACACCGCGTCCGTAATCCTCATGCTCGGTTCCAACGTTGCCGAGACCATGCCTCCGTTCGTCCAGCACCTGCAGGGCGCACGGGACGCCGGTGGCCTGATCGTGGTGGATCCCCGCCGCTCGGCTACTGCTGCGTTCACGTCCGACGGCGGCGGTCTCCACTTGCAGCCGACGCCAGGTACCGATTTGGCTCTCCTCTTGGGCATCAGCCACGTGGTGGTTCACGAAGGCCTGGCCGACGCCGCGTACATCGAGGCCAACACCAGCGGCTACGCGGCCGTGGTGCGGAGCCTTTCGGCGTTCTGGCCGGAACGCGTCCAGTCCATCACCGGCGTCCCAGCCACCCTGATCCGTGAAACCGCCCGCCGTTTGGCGCAAGGAGCCCGCGACGGCGGCAGCTACATCCTCAGCGGACGCGGTGTGGAACAGCACGTGGACGGCACGGATACCGCCACGGCGGCGATCAACCTCAGCCTCCTGTTGGGCCTGCCGGGCTCTGCGCGCAGCGGATACGGCACGCTCACCGGCCAAGGCAACGGCCAGGGTGGCCGCGAACACGGACAGAAGGCCGACCAGCTCCCGGGCTACCGCAAGATCACCGATCCCGCCGCGCGCGCCCACGTCGCCGGAGTATGGGGCGTCGACGAGTCGCTCATCCCCGGTCCCGGCCTGCCCGCCGTCGAACTTCTTAAGTCGCTGGGACAGCCCGACGGCGTCAGGTGCCTTTTCGTGCATGGTGCCAACGTAGTGGTCTCGGCGCCGGACACGAACGCAGTGATCCGAGGACTTCGCAGCCTGGACTTCCTGGTGGTCTGCGACTTCTTCATGTCTGAGACAGCTGCTGAAGCGGATTTAGTTTTGCCTGTGACGCAGTGGGCCGAGGAAGAGGGCACGCTGACCAACCTCGAAGGTCGCGTGATCCGACGTCGCCGGGCACTGACTCCTCCCCCGGGTGTTCGCAGCGAGTTGTGGCTCATGGCGCGCCTGGCCGAGCTCCTTGAGGCTCCTTCAACATTCAGCGATGATCCCGAGACCGTTTTCGAAGAACTGCGCCTCGCCTCCGCCGGCGGTCTGGCCGACTACTCGGGCATCGACTACGCCATGCTGGACCGGGGCGAAGCTGCCTACTGGCCCTACCCTGCGGGCAGCACTGGGACCCCGCGACTTTTCGCCGACGGATTTGCCCACGCCGATGGCCGGGCCGTCATGGTTCCGGTCACTCCTTCCAAGCGGGCTGTACGTTCGTTTGCGGACAACTCCCTGGCGCTCGCTACGGGCCGTCTCCTTGAGCACTATCAGTCCGGCGCCCAGACCCGCCGGGTGAGCGAGCTGCTGGCATCGCAGCCTCAGGCCCGGCTCCTCATCCACCCAGGCACAGCAGCTGCCCGCGGCATCGCCGACGGCGACTACGCCACCGTCACGAATGAGCGCGGCGAAGTACTTTGCCGCGCTGAACTCAGCACCACCGTCCGACCCGACACTGTCTTCCTGCCGTTCCACTTCCCCGGCCAGGAAAACGCCAACCGCCTCACCGAAGCGGCAACAGATCCCATCTCCGGCATGCCGGAATTCAAGACCAGCCGGGTATGGGTCCGGCGGGCAGTCTCCACCCAGGAACTGGACTCGTACGCAGTTCCTGCCGGGACGCGGCTGCCACTGCACGTCAAGGAGGCATCATGA
- a CDS encoding MFS transporter, with product MTVDRSAEELAPVQSTATAAPALEHRPGRWIANWDAEDKGQWEAEGRSIAKRNLYWSIFAEFLGFVVWQLWSIVVVQLPAAGFAFDTNQIFWLISIPSLVGATLRIPYTFMVPKFGGRNWTIVSALLLLIPTTGLAICVSNPETPFGVMLLMAGLAGFGGGNFASSMANITFFYPAREKGWALGLNAAGGNMGAAVAQLVVPIAITLLAAGTVNLPVAGIIWIPLILIAAFGAYKYMDNLTSAKGDVAGSLAALKEPHLWIMAFLYIGTFGSFIGFAGVFPKLIKDYFPDFSSIHVGAVALSLAFLGPLVGSLARPYGGRMADRMGGARMTIASFASMALITLTMIWTLPLKNFWLFLTLFLLLFLASGFGNGATYRMIPIIFATSSRAARAGAPSTTTARLASSSLGLISAIGAYGGFVIPQVLNASNTASGSYTPAFYGFVGAYVLMLIVCWVFYIRPAQKRNTIGHI from the coding sequence GTGACTGTTGACCGCTCCGCAGAAGAACTGGCCCCTGTCCAGTCCACTGCCACCGCCGCGCCCGCCCTTGAACACCGCCCCGGCCGTTGGATTGCCAACTGGGATGCTGAGGACAAGGGCCAGTGGGAAGCCGAAGGCCGGTCCATCGCCAAGCGCAATCTCTACTGGTCCATCTTCGCCGAATTCCTCGGTTTCGTCGTCTGGCAGCTCTGGTCCATCGTGGTGGTCCAGCTCCCCGCGGCCGGTTTTGCCTTTGATACCAACCAGATTTTCTGGCTCATCTCCATCCCCAGCCTTGTAGGCGCCACGCTCCGCATTCCCTACACCTTCATGGTTCCCAAGTTCGGTGGCCGGAACTGGACCATCGTCTCGGCGCTGCTCCTGCTGATCCCCACCACAGGCCTGGCTATCTGCGTCTCCAACCCGGAAACGCCCTTCGGCGTCATGCTCCTCATGGCTGGCCTCGCCGGCTTTGGTGGCGGCAACTTCGCCAGCTCGATGGCCAACATCACCTTCTTCTACCCCGCCCGCGAAAAGGGTTGGGCGCTGGGCCTGAACGCCGCGGGTGGAAACATGGGTGCCGCCGTCGCCCAGCTTGTTGTGCCGATCGCCATTACCCTGTTGGCCGCCGGAACCGTCAACCTGCCGGTGGCGGGCATCATCTGGATTCCGTTGATCCTCATCGCTGCCTTCGGCGCTTACAAGTACATGGACAACCTCACCAGCGCCAAGGGTGACGTAGCCGGTTCACTTGCCGCCCTCAAGGAACCCCATCTGTGGATCATGGCGTTCCTGTACATCGGGACGTTCGGCTCGTTCATCGGCTTCGCGGGCGTCTTCCCCAAGCTGATCAAGGACTACTTCCCGGACTTCTCCTCCATCCACGTCGGCGCTGTGGCCTTGTCCCTGGCCTTCCTCGGCCCACTGGTTGGTTCCTTGGCCCGCCCCTACGGTGGACGCATGGCCGACCGCATGGGTGGGGCACGCATGACCATTGCCTCGTTCGCTTCCATGGCCCTCATTACCCTCACCATGATCTGGACGCTGCCGCTGAAGAACTTCTGGCTCTTCCTGACGCTCTTCCTGCTCCTCTTCCTGGCCAGCGGCTTCGGAAACGGCGCCACGTACCGCATGATCCCTATCATCTTCGCAACGTCCAGCCGGGCCGCCCGCGCAGGAGCTCCCAGCACCACCACGGCACGACTCGCATCCTCTTCGCTCGGCCTGATCTCCGCGATCGGTGCCTACGGCGGCTTCGTGATCCCCCAGGTTCTCAACGCTTCCAACACGGCCAGCGGGTCCTACACCCCGGCGTTCTACGGATTCGTTGGAGCCTATGTCCTGATGCTCATCGTCTGCTGGGTCTTCTATATCCGCCCTGCCCAGAAGCGCAACACGATCGGACACATCTAG
- a CDS encoding MFS transporter — MSSTAPSKEGESTKPVNSRGKVIFASLIGTTIEFYDFYAYATASVLVFPKLFFPDATDINALLSAFAIFGVAFFARPIGAVVFGHFGDKIGRKGTLVASLLTMGIATFLIGLLPTASMPGWAILAPIMLVILRFFQGLALGGEWSGAALLATENAPEGKRAIYGTFPQLGAPIGFIIANVIFIWMNVSLSAEEFLAWGWRVPFILSAVLVVVGLYVRLKLVESASFTKVIQQDKVQKLPLAATLKSHWRPVVAGTFIMFATYVLFYIMTTFTLSYGTKPTLAGAQAAAEKAGKPMTADQIAAFVPGLGITRSDFLWMLIIGVVFFGIFTVVSGPLAEKWGRRKFLLGVTAGIFVFGALWFTMFGPGQAAAMVGLIVGFTLMGLTFGPMAAILPELFPANVRYTGSAVAYNLSSMIGAAPASFVAIALWSAANGSTWLVGVYMAAAAVVTFIALWLTRETKDMDYENNVS; from the coding sequence ATGTCTTCCACCGCACCATCCAAGGAAGGCGAGTCCACTAAGCCAGTGAACTCGCGGGGCAAGGTGATCTTCGCGAGCCTGATCGGCACGACGATCGAGTTCTACGACTTCTACGCCTATGCCACCGCGTCGGTACTCGTCTTCCCGAAGCTCTTCTTCCCGGACGCCACTGACATCAATGCGCTGCTCAGTGCGTTCGCCATTTTTGGCGTTGCCTTCTTCGCGCGGCCTATCGGTGCCGTGGTCTTCGGCCACTTTGGTGACAAGATCGGCCGCAAGGGTACCCTGGTGGCGTCGTTGCTGACCATGGGTATTGCCACGTTCCTCATCGGTCTCCTGCCCACGGCCTCCATGCCGGGTTGGGCCATCCTTGCCCCGATCATGCTGGTCATCCTGCGGTTCTTCCAAGGCCTGGCCCTGGGCGGCGAATGGTCCGGCGCAGCATTGCTGGCCACGGAGAACGCGCCGGAGGGAAAGCGTGCCATTTACGGAACGTTCCCGCAGCTGGGCGCCCCCATCGGCTTCATCATCGCCAACGTCATCTTCATCTGGATGAACGTTTCCCTGAGTGCCGAAGAATTCCTGGCCTGGGGCTGGAGGGTCCCGTTCATCCTCAGTGCCGTCCTGGTGGTCGTGGGCCTCTATGTTCGTTTGAAGCTGGTGGAAAGTGCGTCCTTCACCAAGGTGATCCAGCAGGACAAGGTGCAGAAACTGCCCCTCGCAGCCACCCTCAAGAGCCACTGGCGCCCGGTGGTGGCCGGTACGTTCATCATGTTTGCCACTTACGTGCTCTTCTACATCATGACCACGTTCACCCTGTCCTACGGCACCAAGCCCACCCTGGCCGGTGCGCAGGCAGCGGCTGAAAAAGCCGGCAAGCCCATGACGGCCGACCAGATTGCCGCGTTCGTCCCCGGCCTGGGAATCACCCGTTCCGACTTCCTCTGGATGCTGATCATCGGCGTCGTCTTCTTCGGCATCTTCACCGTTGTCTCCGGGCCACTCGCTGAGAAGTGGGGCCGGCGTAAGTTCCTGCTGGGTGTCACCGCCGGCATCTTCGTGTTCGGTGCGCTCTGGTTCACCATGTTCGGTCCCGGCCAGGCAGCGGCCATGGTTGGCCTCATTGTGGGCTTCACGCTCATGGGCCTGACCTTCGGGCCCATGGCCGCCATCCTTCCTGAGCTGTTCCCGGCCAACGTCCGTTACACCGGATCCGCTGTGGCGTACAACCTGTCCTCCATGATCGGTGCAGCTCCTGCCTCATTCGTGGCCATCGCGCTCTGGTCTGCAGCGAACGGCAGCACGTGGCTGGTGGGCGTCTACATGGCCGCCGCCGCAGTGGTGACCTTCATCGCGCTTTGGCTGACGCGCGAGACCAAGGACATGGACTACGAAAACAACGTGTCCTAA
- a CDS encoding acetyl/propionyl/methylcrotonyl-CoA carboxylase subunit alpha — protein MGGTLTITLGSSRTEGVNNLSANPAQPISSPLTKVLIANRGEIAVRIIRAARDEGIASVAVYADPDRDALHVRLADEAYALGGNTAAESYLVMDKIIDVAKQSGADAIHPGYGFLAENAEFAAKVIDAGITWIGPSPEAISALGDKVQARHIAEKVGAPLVPGTADPVESADEILKFAEEFGLPVAIKAAFGGGGRGIKVARTMDEIPELYESAVREAIAAFGRGECFIERFLDAPRHVETQCLADAFGNVVVVSTRDCSLQRRNQKLVEEAPAPYLTEEQNKRLYESSKAILKEANYLGAGTCEFLVGQDGTISFLEVNTRLQVEHCVSEEVTGIDLVREQFRIARGEALGYDDPEVRGHSFEFRITGEDPGRNFMPAPGTITTLKNPTGPGVRIDSGVEQGDVISGNFDSMLSKLIITGATREQALQRSRRALEEMVVEGIPTVIPFDLAVVTDPAFAPAEGPFKVHTRWIETEFVNSIPAWSANAAGAEAPDAGERQRVVVEVGGKRLEVVLPSGLGGGVAAVSGGSGTKSGKSKKRSRSAGATAAAAGGNALTSPMQGTIVKVAAAEGDVVAEGDLIVVLEAMKMEQPLTAHKAGTVRGLAATAGETVAAGAVIATIED, from the coding sequence ATGGGCGGAACCCTCACAATCACGCTAGGCTCCTCAAGGACAGAAGGAGTCAACAACTTGTCAGCTAACCCGGCGCAGCCCATTTCCAGCCCTCTTACCAAGGTCTTGATTGCCAACCGCGGCGAAATCGCGGTCCGCATCATCCGAGCCGCCCGGGACGAAGGCATTGCCTCCGTAGCGGTCTACGCCGATCCTGACCGTGATGCCCTCCATGTCCGCCTTGCCGACGAAGCCTACGCGTTGGGCGGCAACACCGCCGCTGAGTCGTACTTGGTGATGGACAAGATCATCGACGTCGCCAAGCAGTCCGGCGCCGACGCGATCCACCCCGGCTACGGCTTCCTGGCGGAGAACGCCGAGTTCGCTGCCAAGGTCATCGACGCCGGCATCACGTGGATCGGCCCCTCCCCCGAGGCGATCTCGGCCTTGGGCGACAAAGTCCAGGCCCGTCACATCGCCGAAAAGGTGGGCGCTCCGCTGGTCCCCGGCACGGCTGACCCGGTGGAATCGGCCGACGAAATCCTGAAGTTCGCCGAAGAATTCGGCCTCCCGGTTGCCATCAAGGCTGCCTTCGGCGGCGGCGGACGCGGCATCAAGGTTGCCCGCACCATGGACGAGATTCCCGAGCTCTACGAATCGGCCGTCCGCGAAGCCATTGCAGCTTTCGGCCGCGGCGAGTGCTTCATCGAGCGCTTCCTGGATGCTCCGCGGCACGTAGAGACCCAGTGCCTGGCCGACGCATTTGGCAACGTCGTGGTGGTCTCCACCCGCGACTGCTCACTGCAGCGCCGTAACCAGAAGCTCGTCGAGGAAGCCCCCGCTCCGTACTTGACCGAAGAGCAGAACAAGCGACTCTACGAATCCTCCAAGGCCATCCTCAAGGAAGCCAACTACCTTGGCGCCGGAACGTGTGAATTCCTGGTGGGCCAGGACGGCACCATTTCCTTCCTCGAGGTCAACACCCGCCTCCAGGTGGAGCACTGCGTGTCCGAGGAAGTCACGGGAATCGACCTGGTCCGCGAGCAGTTCCGCATTGCCCGAGGCGAAGCACTCGGCTACGACGACCCCGAGGTCCGCGGCCACTCCTTCGAGTTCCGCATCACCGGCGAGGACCCGGGCCGCAACTTCATGCCCGCCCCCGGCACCATCACCACCCTGAAGAACCCCACCGGCCCCGGCGTCCGGATCGATTCCGGCGTTGAGCAGGGCGACGTCATCAGCGGCAACTTCGACTCCATGCTCTCCAAGCTGATCATCACCGGCGCCACCCGCGAACAAGCGCTCCAGCGTTCACGCCGGGCGTTGGAGGAGATGGTGGTTGAGGGCATCCCCACCGTCATCCCCTTCGACCTCGCAGTGGTCACCGATCCCGCTTTCGCCCCGGCGGAAGGCCCGTTCAAGGTCCACACACGCTGGATCGAAACCGAGTTCGTCAACAGCATCCCGGCATGGTCTGCCAACGCAGCAGGCGCTGAGGCGCCCGACGCCGGTGAGCGCCAGCGCGTCGTCGTCGAGGTTGGCGGCAAGCGGCTTGAAGTCGTCCTTCCGTCCGGTCTGGGTGGCGGTGTCGCGGCAGTTTCCGGCGGTTCGGGCACCAAGTCCGGCAAGTCCAAGAAGCGTTCCCGATCAGCTGGCGCCACGGCTGCCGCAGCAGGTGGCAACGCCCTGACCTCACCCATGCAGGGCACCATCGTCAAGGTGGCAGCTGCTGAAGGCGACGTGGTGGCTGAGGGCGACCTGATCGTGGTTCTCGAAGCCATGAAGATGGAGCAGCCCCTCACCGCCCACAAGGCCGGTACCGTACGTGGCCTCGCTGCCACGGCCGGCGAGACTGTTGCCGCCGGCGCAGTTATCGCCACCATCGAGGACTAA
- a CDS encoding Maf family protein, whose product MTRLILASQSPARTKLLTDAGIRHDVLVSDVDEDAVQAKYGVTDAHDTALLLARAKAEAVAALPEAEGALVIGCDSVFEFDGESHGKPYTAEVARERMLRMSGSQGVLHTGHWLVDCRDTAADVEDDATDETTDGTGATVGAVASAEVHFAEMSTYDIDAYIATGEPLHCAGSFTIDGLGGAFIRKVDGDPHAVVGLSISTLRDLLVHANVGITELWDNDEQ is encoded by the coding sequence GTGACCCGATTGATTCTCGCCTCCCAGTCCCCCGCCCGCACCAAGCTGCTCACGGATGCCGGGATCCGGCATGACGTCCTGGTTTCGGATGTTGACGAGGACGCGGTGCAGGCCAAATACGGCGTAACGGACGCACACGATACAGCGCTGCTGCTGGCTCGTGCCAAAGCTGAGGCCGTCGCCGCCCTCCCCGAGGCTGAGGGCGCGTTGGTGATCGGCTGCGATTCGGTGTTCGAGTTCGACGGCGAGTCCCACGGCAAGCCCTACACCGCTGAAGTCGCGCGGGAACGGATGCTGCGAATGAGTGGCTCGCAGGGAGTACTGCACACCGGTCACTGGCTGGTTGATTGCCGGGACACTGCTGCCGACGTGGAGGACGACGCAACAGACGAAACCACAGACGGCACAGGAGCCACCGTGGGTGCCGTCGCAAGCGCCGAGGTCCACTTCGCCGAGATGAGCACCTACGACATCGACGCCTACATCGCCACTGGCGAACCCCTCCACTGCGCCGGGTCCTTCACCATTGACGGCTTGGGCGGAGCCTTCATCCGCAAGGTCGACGGCGACCCGCACGCCGTCGTCGGGCTTTCCATCTCCACCCTTCGGGATCTGCTGGTCCACGCGAACGTGGGAATCACCGAACTGTGGGACAACGACGAGCAGTAA